The Wansuia hejianensis genomic interval TAGCCAAACGCTCTATCCAGCTGAGCTAAACGCACACGTTCAAACTGATTTTGTCAGCAACATATATATTATCTTATTTTGCAATATTTGTCAAGCCTTTATGATCAAAAATATTGTCCCTTTCTTCTTGATTTTTTCTATGTTATACTGGGGGCAAAGTTCGTTTAGATAAGAGGTAGGAAATGAGACCAGAATTACAGTTTTTGAGAGACCAGCAGGTGAATGAACACCTGATTCAGGAAGTGGAGCGTTATTCGGAGTCCTATCCGGTGGCGGAAGAGGTTTGGGGCAGGGTGGTTAAGCCGTCCATCCCGTTTTATGGAAGAGAGGTGCTGGAGATGGCCGTCTCAGGCCTGCTGCAGGGGGAGAATCTTTTGCTGACAGGCGCCAAGGCGACAGGCAAGAATGTTTTGGCGGAGAATCTGGCGTATATATTCGGAAGGCCCACATATAATGTATCTTTTCATGTGAACACCAGCAGCGCGGAGCTGATCGGGACGGACACTTTCCGGAATAACGAGGTAGAGCTGCGCAAGGGAAGCATTTACCAGTGCGCCCAGTACGGCGGCTTCGGGATACTGGATGAGATCAACATGGCAAAAAACGACGCGGTTTCCGTTCTCCATGCGACTCTGGACTACAGGAGAAGCATCGACGTGCCTGGGTATGATAAAATCGACCTTCATCCGGCGGCGCGCTTTATCGGGACCATGAATTATGGATATGCGGGCACCAAGGAGCTGAATGAAGCGCTTGTTTCCCGATTCCTGGTCATCGACATGCCTGCCCAGTCAGAGGAAACTCTGACTTATATCATGGGCGAGATGTTTCCGGATATGAAGGAAAAGGCGAAGGAACAGTGGATCGGGCTGTTTCTGGACCTGCAGCTGAAGGCTGAAAATGCGGAGATTTCCACGAAGTCTCTGGATCTGCGGGGGCTGATCGCGGCGGCCCGCACGGTCCGCCAGGGCTTAAAGCCGGCCCTGGCCGTGCAGATGGGTATTATAAATAAATGTTTTGATATCTTTGAAAAAGAAATCGTCCGGGATGTGGTGATGACCCGGATTCCTGAGGAGTGGACAAAGGGTGACGTTTTCACGGAATAGGGCGGCGTATCTCTTCCAGCGGCCGGACCCTTTTCCGGTAGATCACTTTCAGCATCACAAGGGCCGCCAGGAACGCGGCGAGTTCTGCTATGGGAAAGGCGATCCATA includes:
- a CDS encoding AAA family ATPase, with protein sequence MRPELQFLRDQQVNEHLIQEVERYSESYPVAEEVWGRVVKPSIPFYGREVLEMAVSGLLQGENLLLTGAKATGKNVLAENLAYIFGRPTYNVSFHVNTSSAELIGTDTFRNNEVELRKGSIYQCAQYGGFGILDEINMAKNDAVSVLHATLDYRRSIDVPGYDKIDLHPAARFIGTMNYGYAGTKELNEALVSRFLVIDMPAQSEETLTYIMGEMFPDMKEKAKEQWIGLFLDLQLKAENAEISTKSLDLRGLIAAARTVRQGLKPALAVQMGIINKCFDIFEKEIVRDVVMTRIPEEWTKGDVFTE